AATATTTGGGATACGTGAAAATAGCACTGCAGAAATCATATCAAGAGTTGGACCTACAGAAATGGGATGaaagcaaaacaaaaaaaaaaaaaaaaaaaaggcggaAGGAAATAAATAACGCGGTGCGCGTTACTCACTCGAGTGTTGGTTTAAAACTTACAGCTGCCAAATTCCGCGAATCAACGGAGGCATACGGCTATAATTAATAACAAGAAAACTCTGCTTAACGTCGAGTAGCCTCTCCGTTTCGCTCTGGAGATTATCTGGCCACATTcccaaaacaaaaaaaaagaaacaaaaaataataaataaaaaaaaatgtataatttggaAATGTTTAAATCttctcgtttgaaaaaaaatatcccacTACCGACGTTCAGGATGATAAATAAACTATGCTCATGAGTCAAAGTAAAGATTTGCTAGAACTTGACGTTGCACAGCCCTCATAGATACGTTATACGATAGAGTATAGATTGACAGTAATCAGAGAAGGTATCGTCGTATCACTCCGGTTAACTGAGGTGAGACATTGGTCTCGTATTTTTTAACAACCTATTAAAAGCTAAGGAGCTCACTCTCGGATCTATAAACTAACCTGAAGCGTTATCAGATTGGCCCACTTTAACACCGGCACAGGGAAAGTAAATTTATGTATCCTGCAGTTGCCCTCAAGAAGAACCGGGGGTCCCCCCGGCACGAGTGGCCAATATCCAGGGAACCTACTTTATTATACCAAGCCGCCATGGAGTTACCTCAAGTAAACGAAACCATTTACGGCGAGGAACGAAACGCGGGGGGATGATGAAGGGGCCATAGGAGGGGTAGGGGGAGGGTGGCGCGGTCTAAATATAATCTCCCTAGATTCCAGATTATTAAACGTGGGCGTTGCCTCTCCAAAGCCAACGCGGAGGAGGGCCAGGGAAACAGGTGTAGcgtatttatattaaaaatcgcCCGTGCGTCATCCGACCTCGTGTCTAATAGATCCTGGGACAGACTCGACTCGTgaatacttttctttttctatctcAAACTAATCATACCTGCGGTCTACGAATTCCCGTCGCGATGCCCGACGTCAGCTGCGATAGCAACAAGTGATTGACACTGGTCCAACTTATGTGCTCGcccactttcggaactttggtATTTGATCATGACCACTGATGAAGCACTGAGTGGTCGGGACTCGCGAAGGTGTTGCACGGTTTACAGTTTAGaggtgtttgaaattttttgaagagGGGTTTTGACTAACGGTGAATGGCTCTATCCCGACAGGACGTCGCTGACAGACTACAGTCAGAAGAGGAAGCCAGGAACCAGCTCTTCCAGAACAAGAAGAAACTGGAACAGGAGGTGTCCGGGCTGAAGAAGGATATCGAAGACTTGGAATTGACAGTACAAAAGTCCGAGCAGGACAAGGCGACCAAGGACCACCAGATCCGCAATCTCAACGACGAGATTGCACACCAGGATGAGCTTATCAACAAGCTCAACAAGGAGAAGAAGAACCAGGGTGAGGTCAACCAGAAGACTGCTGAGGAACTCCAGGCTGCTGAAGACAAGGTCAACCACCTCAACAAGGTGAAGGCCAAGCTTGAACAGACCCTGGATGAACTCGAAGACTCTCTGGAACGCGAGAAGAAACTCCGGTAAGTCGATATTCAACTATTCTCCAACTTATAGTTAACCGAAATGCGAACTTTTCACTTTCAACGTCTACCTCGCACCTTGCAGCGGAGACGTAGAAAAGACCAAGAGGAAGGTTGAGGGAGACCTGAAACTCACCCAGGAGGCTGTTGCCGACCTTGAGAGGAACAAGAAGGAACTTGAACAGACCATCCAGCGTAAGGACAAGGAACTTTCATCCCTGACCGCCAAGCTCGAGGACGAACAGTCCCTTGTTGGCAAGCTCCAGAAACAGATCAAGGAGCTCCAGGCCCGCATTGAGGAGCTCGAAGAAGAGGTAAGTGGCGGAGTGGGACCATCAACGAATCTGAACCGACATTTTCATCCGGGGAATCAATTGTTATGTGCCTACCTGTTAACAGGTTGAAGCCGAGCGACAAGCTCGCGCCAAGGCTGAGAAGCAACGCAGCGACTTGGCCCGCGAGCTTGAAGAGCTTGGCGAACGCCTCGAGGAAGCTGGTGGTGCCACATCCGCTCAGATCGAGCTCAACAAGAAGCGCGAGGCCGAGCTGAGCAAACTCCGCAGGGACCTCGAGGAGGCCAACATCCAGCACGAGGGATCATTGGCCAACCTTCGCAAGAAGCACAATGACGCCGTAGCCGAGATGGGAGAACAGATCGACACTCTCAACAAGCTGAAGGCTAGGTGAGTGCTTTGCATCCTGATGACAGATTGGGGGGTGAGGTATTGCATTGCGTACCAAACCGCGATTTAGAGTAATATCTAATATCCGTTGGACATAGTTTTGAAGCtatgttgtaaattttgttaaaaatttctgaccAGGGCCGATAAGGGCCGTGCCGATATACACCAAGAGTTGAACAACGCTCGCGGAGCCATCGATCTAGTAGCAAGGGAGAAGGTAGACTGAAAATGTCCCCCGGTCCCTGAATACCATTTGTCTGTTTTACCCTTAATCTTACGTCGTCACTATCAGCATGGAAGCACACAATCCTGTCATCTATTGTTCGGTCGTGAATTGAATCAATGAAGCTCGACAAGTGAATAATACGATTTTCAGTTTCCACAAAAAACTTCAATGTATCGCCTTGCGCTCATTGATTGCGGTTAATCTGTTTCTAACGTTTTTCGTCGTTTCCATTCCATGTCACACAAAACAGGGCCGAGAAAGAGAAGGTGCAGTACTTCAGCGAGCTGAACGATCTTCGCGCTGGAGTCGACCATCTTACAAACGAGAAGGTAACCCCGAATGATCCGATCCTTCCGCACCGCAACTAACGCTATTTAGGGGGATCCGAACTCTGAAACTTGAGCCAATGAACAAGGGACAACGTAGGAGACATCACATTGGCTGTGAATGTTCTTTGTGACGTGACGTGATCCCCAAAATGCTTGCTTCCGCTCgtttattattacaaaacTTTTGGTGGCTGAAGTCAACTTGGCGGTGGTGATGGATTGCACACTTTTAAAATCGTACCGTTTTATGTGCAATCATTATCAACACCAGATCCAAGTTTGCTTGGCCTTCGATACCAGGTTCGCGTCTTACTAATGGCgtaaaatgattatttaaacAGGCTGCTCAGGAGAAGATCGCGAAGCAGCTTCAACACCAGCTGAACGAAACCCAGGGCAAACTTGAGGAGACCAACCGCACCTTGAACGACTTTGACGCCGCAAAGAAGAAGCTGTCGATTGAGAACAGCGACCTGCTCCGTCAACTGGAGGAGGCTGAATCCCAGGTTAGCCAGCTGTCAAAGATCAAGATCTCGCTGACTACCCAGCTCGAAGACACGAAGAGACTCGCCGACGAAGAGTCCCGCGAGCGTGCCACCCTCCTTGGCAAATTCCGCAATCTGGAACACGACCTGGACAACATCCGCGAacaggtggaggaggaggccGAAGGCAAGGCCGACATCCAGAGGCAGTTGAGCAAGGCGAACGCAGAGGCTCAGCTGTGGCGCACAAAGTACGAGTCCGAGGGTGTCGCCAGGGCCGAGGAACTCGAGGAAGCCAAGCGCAAGCTCCAGGCTCGCCTCGCCGAAGCCGAGGAGACGATCGAATCCCTCAACCAGAAGGTCATCGCCCTCGAGAAGACCAAGCAGCGTCTTGCGACCGAAGTCGAGGACCTCCAACTGGAGGTCGACCGTGCGACGGCGATCGCAAACGCCGCggagaagaagcagaaggcCTTCGACAAGATCATTGGAGAATGGAAACTCAAGGTGGACGACCTTGCCGCCGAGCTGGACGCCAGCCAAAAGGAGTGCCGCAACTACAGCACGGAACTCTTCAGGCTCAAGGGTGCCTACGAGGAGGGACAGGAACAGCTGGAGGCTGTCCGCCGCGAGAACAAGAACCTCGCCGACGAGGTCAAGGACCTCCTCGACCAGATTGGAGAGGGTGGACGCAACATCCACGAGATCGAGAAGGCAAGGAAGCGCCTGGAGGCTGAGAAGGACGAACTTCAAGCCGCCCTTGAGGAGGCTGAAGCTGCCCTTGAACaggaggagaacaaggtgCTCCGCAGCCAGCTTGAACTTAGCCAGGTCAGGCAGGAGATCGACCGCCGTATCcaggagaaggaggaagagtTCGAGAACACCAGAAAGAACCACCAGCGCGCTCTCGACTCCATGCAGGCGTCCCTCGAAGCCGAAGCCAAGGGCAAGGCTGAGGCGCTTCGCATGAAGAAGAAGCTTGAGGCTGACATCAACGAGCTTGAGATCGCCCTTGACCATGCGAACAAGGCCAACGCCGAGGCGCAGAAGAACATCAAGAGATACCAGCAGCAGTTGAAGGACGTTCAGACCGCCCTTGAAGAGGAACAGCGTGCCCGTGACGACGCCAGGGAGCTCCTTGGAATCTCGGAGCGTCGTGCAAACGCTCTGCAAAACGAACTCGAGGAGAGCCGCACCCTCCTTGAGCAGGCTGACCGCGGACGTCGCCAGGCCGAACAGGAACTTGGAGACGCCCACGAACAGTTGAACGAGCTCGGCGCACAGAACGCCTCAATTTCCGCCGCCAAGAGGAAACTCGAGAGTGAACTCCAGACCCTGCACGTGAGTAACATTCCGACCGTTTTTAGCCTTTTGTATGGTGATTATCAGCGTTAGAAATTTCACACTGTCCACGTTTACTTGTAGTCCGACCTTGACGAGCTTCTCAACGAAGCCAAGAACTCCGAGGAGAAGGCCAAGAAGGCAATGGTAGACGCGGCAAGACTCGCCGACGAACTCAGGGCCGAACAAGACCACGCTCAGACCCAAGAGAAACTACGCAAGGCACTTGAGACCCAGATCAAGGAACTCCAGGTCCGTCTTGACGAAGCCGAGGCCAACGCCCTTAAGGGAGGAAAGAAGGCGATCCAGAAACTGGAACAGCGAGTCCGCGAACTGGAGAACGAACTTGACGGAGAACAGAGGAGGCACGCCGACGCCCAGAAGAACCTGCGCAAGTCCGAGCGCCGCATCAAGGAGCTCAGCTTCCAGGTGAGTTCGATATTGACAGTTTGGATAAGTCGGTCGATCAGAAATATTCAAAAGCAAAATTCGATTGGGTTCTTTTGTTAACGCGCGTCTACTTGTTTCACGCAGGCCGACGAGGACCGCAAGAACCACGAGCGCATGCAAGACCTGGTCGACAAACTGCAGCAGAAGATCAAGACGTACAAGAGGCAGATCGAGGAGGCCGAGGAAATCGCAGCCCTCAACCTTGCCAAGTTCCGCAAGGCACAACAGGAGCTCGAAGAAGCCGAGGAAAGAGCAGACCTTGCCGAGCAGGCCATCGCCAAGTTCCGTACCAAGGGACGCGGAGGAAGCGCAGCCCGTGGTCTCAGCCCAGCGGTAAGATAAAAGTATTTACCTAGCATATCTCCTATGCCCGTTCGCGTGAAAAGGACGAAGGaagtaaaagaaattaatgaataatcgtcaacgtgataaaaaaaaaagccaaaCGAACCTTGAGTCACTTTTATGTAAAGAGATTATTCCATTCTATGCCCGAATTTAGCCCCAGAAGGGTCGCAAGTTAGCAGCCCTGGAGTAGCCAGTCGCCGCTACCCCCAGTAAGTCCGAAAATGACCCAAATGTGTGCAGCGTGATTTCGTGCCCATAatagtttagtttttttttttttttccattattatttctctctctttttctcatttcatctCTCCACTCACTGTCCCAGCAGTAAATTATTGTACAGCTATCTACATTTATCTCATCCTGATTATATACCCACTCCCACTGACGTTCGCGGTCAGATAATTGAGAAATCGTGCACATCTAAACGTGTATCGAtgcggaaaaataaatatcacctaacgagaggggaaaaaaaaacaaggaaagaAATGGAAAGCACATCACAGCGTGTAAACCCTGACCTCGTATTTGTATCTAAATCAGCTAAGTAGCCCAAAGCTCAATTAATATAGTTATATTCGTAATAATTCGCTCTCACAATATTGCACTCAAAGCAAAGGAGAATCACTCACCTATTTATGCATAATAAACAGTTTTAGCGGCGCTCAGTCATCCCTGTAAGACCCCAATACAGAAGGACAGGCTCCAGTTTGGTCATGCATCGCGACAAGCTCCCAATAATATCACTTAATCACCGTATTTAATCACTACACTGCACTATATCACAAAAACGCAAACGAAAAAGTGGATGAAAACAACTTTAGTCAGAAGAATCCGAACACTGGGAATGTCGTACAGCCGCACAGTAAACAAATACATGTTACGATAATTCAAGCCAGCCGCTATTCGTGATAACAATCGTCGCAACGGACTTGAATTTCGGCTCGGACATACCGCAGAGACGAAGACGATCCCCCAACTTCTGCACTCGTACTACGGAATTTGGTAGATCTTCTCAGCGTCACTTTATATGAATAAGCGTAGGAAGATTGTAGTAGTGCGGGTTTGGCGACATCTCGCGGCGTAAGTCAGAGTCGAGATCCGAGTCCCTGCAATTTCTAATATTCATACAGCTTAAAAACATCACGATATTGTCTACATATTCCAGATCTCTCTTTTaactgtttgttttttatttattattttacagcCACACAGACCCATGCAGCGACCCATGTTCGACGGTTCTGCGTTCCCGCCACGCTTCGACCTTCAGCCCGACGGTGAGCTGTAAGCCAAGAAAAAAACGCGAATCCCATCAAATCTTTCCCTTTCCTATACCACtgtaagaacaaaaaaaaacaaacatactaaaaaaaaataaaaaataccccACCTCTCGCCTCATCACGAAACACACCGCCGTcctatataaaatatatatctcATAATACGccaaatattcatatatatatgtaccaaAGTAACATGAAACATTCAttgagataataataataatgttaacaAGTAACTTATAACGATGATAATCGCGTCACCATAAGAAGCAAGAAGACATCACGACGATCGTTCGCGAgcttatgtatatatatatatacacatatatatatatatatacgtcaTGTCATATCATATACACGATATTACGATATgtagtaaaataattattgaaagagatacgtacacacacatatacatacatgcgaCGAGTGCAGTAACACCCACCGTGTGTAAATGAGGAAGAGGTGTTCGAACAGCAGTGTGACACCGCCGTAACGAGGATATAAgatcaaaataaataacgaaagaaagaataagattgtaaaaaaaacaagaaagaacaacaagcaaaataaataaataaataaatgaaatgaataacgaACAAGATCGAGAAcatcacaataataataatattgtatatcCTATATAaagtaatttaatttataaaacgaaatatgtatttattaaaataaataagcaaataaataaatataagaacTGAATTGAAATCACGAGCACACCTCTTCTACCCGTGTAACACATATACTAtctacctatatatatatatgtaagatGTGTAATTTATTGTGTAGCCTAGATACACGTgcattgtatatgtatatacatatcccCCAAGAACGATCAACTATTACTACGTCTTTTTGCTCAAAAGTGTGATGCATGAACGGCCGAGGCGGGgcttttcattaattttcatctcgCAAACGTATATAAGCGCATATACGATTCTCATGCATTATACACACAaaacgacaaataaaaaaaaaaaaaaaaaaaaaaaaacaattttttctaataaaatcgTACGTCAGAATAAAACACGCGTCATTTGACTATAATGAACACGTATTGtcaattatattgtattatattatataaagtgataataataattactcaaaatatacataaacaaATCTTGTGATTACTTCGGTTAAGGTCAAGACCCTTGTTCATATATAACTGATACCGTGGAACGaactacatacatatataacagCGTTACGAAAATTAATGATAACGACAAACGCTAAAATTCTGTACGATATGGAAAGATAATCGGTCGTCGCCTCGTTTATCTTGTGCTTTCTATTTTGTTTGGTTGAATGTTCTCCAGCTGCTTGAAAAAGCCCCACCACATTTTCCATATCGGCCAAGTCTCGGTGCTGACTCCGAACTCCTTGCAGGTTTGCTCAAAGGCCGGTTGACACAGGTGAAGGTAGGTATGGTCGATAGTTGGAAGAAGATGATGCAGAGTATGGGAGCCGAAATTGGTCAGAACGAGGAAAGTCGACGCCTCGATCTCCAGGCGATCGCGAACCGTGTCCACCTGGGCTAGACCAAAGTCCATATCCTTACGACGAACGTCACCGTCGTGGTAGATTTCCGGATGCTGGTGAGCCGCGTGTAGACCGGCTACCCCGAAGTGGAAACTGGCTAccacgattattttcagaTAGGTAACCAGAGCTGATGACGGTGGTGCCACCAAACACATCAGAGTCGGGATCAGCAACGGCACCGCGTCTCTCAGCTCCGGACCTCCAAACTCCCAAAATATGCTGTAGACTCTGTTTCGATGGGAAGGTGAAATGGAAGAAATATGTAATTTGAACGttgacatattttcaaataggATCGATTGGTATTTCTCATACCTTCTTATTGCATGGAGGAAATAAATGATGCAGTAAACGAGTGGGAAATAGATCCAAGAGAAGTAACGTGTTATCAATGATTTGTCCTTGCGAGGCAGAAGGTAAAATATAGGCTCGTGTATGGTGATCTCCAAGTCGATAATCGTGTTAGTGTAGAGATGGTGGCTGAGAATATGCATGATTCGCCATTCTCTGGATGACATCAGGCTCAAGTCCATGTAGTACATACGGAAGGTGTCCCTCTGGTGTAGGAAGTTGTGGCCCACTATTGCAGTCCACGTTAGAAAAATTCCTgcagagaaagaaaatgtatGGTCTTGTAGATTCTACGTGCTGAAAATAACCCCATGGCTGTAAGATTATCGGTATAACGAAAGTACCCACCACTCGCTACGATCATCAACCACGATGGGGCTATGGCAGCTTTCACGCAAAGAGCTAACGTCACGATGAAGAGAAAGTCAGCAATAAAGTTGGTACTTCGAGCTGACGTGTGAATGTCGACGTCCTTAAGCGCTTCTCTGACGCGTCCTTTGAATTTTCGGTAAAATCCATCAGGCTTAAAAGTCAACGGAGAAGATCTCGGGGTGACAGCGTCCCGGATGTAGAAGTTTGGCAAAAGTTTTTCAGCCAGCAGCGTAATGTGGTGCGCCTACAGCAGAAGGATATTGACGGTTAGTATTGAATGGTTTGGAAACATGATAGGGTTAACTTAAAAGAGACTTAAAGATTACCTCGAACGCCTCCGTGATGTCGGTTCCTTCGGTGAGCGTGAGCCATTCACTACCGCCTGGATGATTTCTTATCCATTTACTGAGATCGTAAAGTTTATCACCGATCCTCCAGAGTCCTTCGGCACCGTCATCCTTCCTCTTTCCTTCTAACCAACGTGCGCCTGTTTTCCAGCCGACGTCCCGACCGGTTGGGTACTTGAAACCACCGAAGGTGGTATCACCCCACTTTTTACCAATATTTTCGTCGACCATTTAACTGGCTCCTTTCCAATGACTGGATACTTCCAATGCAAATTGAATTGTGGCACTGATTATTCGCACTCGAACGATTTTGTACGAATCTGCTCACACTCGAATTGGTTAGACGAACCAAACTCTATCGTTGAGCATCAAGTGCGCCCTCGAGTTTAACTGGATAATTACTAAACAGCTTGAAGAATCGGTAAAAAGTATATAAAGCAGGTCTTCGGATCgcgataacaaaaaaatgcCAGTATCTCGCAAATTGGTTATGTGGAAGATATATCAAGCAAGTGTAATCAACAAGGGAGAATGGCGACGGCAAATAATTTTCGATAACTATTAAGTGCAGATGTAAATTATCGAATGTTTTCAACTGCGTGGATAAGTTACTTGTTATGATATGGTTACGATAAACTAATTTTCGTTTATGTAACCCCATCAAAGTATGTCAACCGTATCTAAGAtcaaaggtgaaaaatttgatacgcaatttttatcatctcTTAAAATAAACATAACAAAGTATAATAACAAATTGCGAAACCCTCTATCCAGTTCATACACGTAATATTTACCACtctaaatttttaacgaatcaTCTAACTGGATTAATCGGAGCCTCTCGAACTCGTAAAGCTTTCGTTTACAGAAATGTTAgtaaattttcagattttatttttgcaattattcAATAATCCTCCAATAGCGTTTACTTTAATTTCCAAAATACACAACACGCCAAGGGATACATTGAGTAACAATATTGATTAGATACAGTGGAAAaaggattttaaaaattaagaaagtATCAAGACACGGTTAAATGTTTTTCGATAATCATCGCATGTTCGGTGTATTTTTCGGTTCAACGTTTCCCAACTGCTTGAATTGGCCCTTCAAAAGCTTCCACTGAGTCCAAAGTTCCGTACTGACGCCAAACTCCTTGCAGGTTTGCTCAAAGGCTGGTTGGCATAGGTGAAGATAGGCATGATCCACGGTAGGTAGTAGATGATGCAAAGTGTGAGACCCATAGTGGGTCAGGATAAGAAATATGGAAGGCTCGATCTCGACACGGTCACGGACCGCGTCTAGCTGGGCAAGGCCCCAATCGGTATCCTCGCGACGGGCGTCCCCGTCATGATAGATGTCCGGATGATGATGTGCCGCATTCAATCCAACCAGACTAAAGTGGCAGCTGGCAATAAAGATGACCTTCGCCCAGGTGATAAAAGCGGTCAGCGGAGGTGCGACGAAGCACATCAATGTCGGGATCAGAAAGGGTACCGCGTCTCTTAGCTCGGGTTCGCCAAACTCCCAAAAGACAGAATAGATCCTGTGTGAAAAGGGATAATGAGAATAATCAGACGGGGATCCGAATTAACTTACCGATACCCACCTTTTGATcgcgtgtataaaatatgtcAGACTGTAAACGAGAGGAGAATAGAGCCATGCAAAATTCCGTGGTATCAGTCCTTTATCTTTGCGAGGTAGCAGGTGAAAGATGGGCTCAAACATTATTATCTCCAGGTCAAGGAGCGTATTTGTGTAAAGATGGTGACTTAGAGCGTGAAAGATCCGCCATTCCTTGGAGGACATTGGGCTCAAATCCATGTACCACATGCGGTAGTTGTCCCTCTGATGCATGTAATTGTGCCCCGCATTCAAAGTCCAGGTCAAGAATATTCCTACAGAAGATTAACAGAGACTTTACTTTGTCTTGGGTGAGAAAGAGGGATGAATTCGAATCCAAAATGAATTCCAAACTAATATCAAGGTAACCAATTCGTTACCGCTCGCCACGATTGTGATCCAAGATTGGGTCGCTGCAGCCGTCGTACAGAGGAGTAACGTGGTGGCGAAGAGAAAATCTGCAATAAGATTCGAGGTCTTCGTTGGCCTGTGAAAGTCGACATCCTTTAGGGCTTCCCTGGCACGTTCTTTGAATATTCGATAGAAACCATCGGGCTTGAAGGTGAAAGGACAGGACCTCGGGGCGGTCGCTTCTCGGACGTAGAACTCTGGCAGCAGACGTTCAGCAAGAAGCGTTACATGATGTGCCTGTGACAAGAATGGAATAGATGTAAAAATTGCAAGGTTTGAGAATTCAAGGAACGAACGGAATGTCTCAAGGCCAAAGAACACCTCGAATGCCTCCGTGATGTCGGTCCCCTGGGTGAGCGTTATCCACTCGGAACCGCCCGGATGGTTCCTTGCCCATCCGTCGAGGTCGTAGAGTTTATCACCGATCCGCCATAGTCCTTCGGCTCCATCGTCCAGTCGCTTTCCTTTCAGCCAGCCTGCCCCAGTCTTTAATCCGGCGCCACGTTCACTTGGGTACTTCAACCCCATGAGAGTGCTCTCCATCTTTTTTGCCGTCATTTTCGTTGCTGGTAACGTTGTACTTTGAAtactatttaaaaaatgtaccaGTGTCGAGTCTCGTTGAAAGCCAAACTGTAATGAGGGCAGCTTACAAATTCCTTCACCAAATATTTGCGCGTATTTCGTGACAAACAAGTCAGCTGACGTATACTTGACTGATTGACAATAATGGCCGAacactgaaaatttcaattctttgcGATTTATAAAGCTTCCACTACTACCAACAAAATAGTGGTGTTATTATCACTTGTATGTAGATGCAGCAATCAATAGTTGAAAGGGGAGTCAATAATTGTGACTGTGGTTTCATCAATCATTCTCAGATGATAAGTAGCTGCGTTATTAACTATTATCACGGTTCTCAGTTGTGAACAAGAAATATGTTAAAGAGTCGAAATAAATTGCTGTATATCACATGTCAAAAACTTATCGTTGAAATGACTGTCATCTgtagtttataaaaattgcaaactctGTTCTGTCCTTATTTACGACGTAGTTTCGAGAatggaaacttttttaattgaattagcACCTAGTAAATGTAATTTTACAATTCTGATGTATTCTGTATCGATCGTCTTGACTCCTGCTAAATGTAAGATAGCCTGTTCTATCATGCCGCAACCGACACGTTCCATTCAATCTCCttgcttgaaattttaatgATGTTGGTAATATGTTTGATGGGAATTGCATTACGGTTGCATAAACTGAAATAACTTCTTTGGCAAAACGTCGTGCTTGAAGATAGACGAGCATTGTAGAGGGTCTATGCCACGGGGAAATTTCATGAAACAATCTGTTTTTTATACTGGCATGAAGAAGAGTATTTAAACATCGTTGAAtagttttgttttcatttctatcAGAAATGATAATCACAGAAACTACATGTAATCAAATTTACACATACTATCATATTTTATCCTATTGTATCCGCTTCAACTTTGTTTCAAACGaacaaagataaaaattgagcaaATGGTTTTTCCCTAAACTACCAAGATATGAAGTAGAGAAATTGCATGAAACTTTCCTATTGATCGCAATTTGGATTCGTAACTCACGAATGCACGTTTCTCTAAAAGACCTGTTTACATGTCATGCGTCGTTTCGATTTTATTCTCTTAAGCATATATCAAGGTATAATATGATGAAACATAGATGATTATCTAGTATTGGGCGTCTTCTTCGGCTCGGTGTTTTGTAGCTGCATGAATTGGCCCTTGAAGAGTTTCCACTGAGTCCATAGATCGGTATTAACGCCAAACTCTTTGCAGGTTTGCTCGAAGGCAGGTTCGCAGAGGTGTAAGTAAGAATGATCGACGGTTGGTAGAAGGTGGTGGAGGGTGTGCCATCCGAGGTGGGTCAATACGAGAAAAGGGGAAGACTGGATTTCGACGCCATCCCGGACTGCGTCTATTTGAGCCAGGCCCCAGTCTAAATCCTCGCGATGGACATCTCCATCGTGATAGATGTCAGGGTGATGGTGAGCAGCGTTTACACCGATCAAGCCGAAATGAAAACTGGATATAACGATAACCTTCATCCAAGTAACCAGCGCGAGACTCGGCGGTGCCACTGAACACATCAAGGCTGGGATCAGAAACGGTGTTAAATCCCTGTAATCTAAGGTGCCCCACTCAAAAGCCAGACTGTAGATTCTGTAACGAAGAAAACGTGGTTATTCAGTCAGTATTCGAATTGATTCTGTCATATTTGTGATACTGTCGGATCAG
The Neodiprion fabricii isolate iyNeoFabr1 chromosome 5, iyNeoFabr1.1, whole genome shotgun sequence genome window above contains:
- the LOC124183048 gene encoding cytochrome b5-related protein-like, with product MVDENIGKKWGDTTFGGFKYPTGRDVGWKTGARWLEGKRKDDGAEGLWRIGDKLYDLSKWIRNHPGGSEWLTLTEGTDITEAFEAHHITLLAEKLLPNFYIRDAVTPRSSPLTFKPDGFYRKFKGRVREALKDVDIHTSARSTNFIADFLFIVTLALCVKAAIAPSWLMIVASGIFLTWTAIVGHNFLHQRDTFRMYYMDLSLMSSREWRIMHILSHHLYTNTIIDLEITIHEPIFYLLPRKDKSLITRYFSWIYFPLVYCIIYFLHAIRRVYSIFWEFGGPELRDAVPLLIPTLMCLVAPPSSALVTYLKIIVVASFHFGVAGLHAAHQHPEIYHDGDVRRKDMDFGLAQVDTVRDRLEIEASTFLVLTNFGSHTLHHLLPTIDHTYLHLCQPAFEQTCKEFGVSTETWPIWKMWWGFFKQLENIQPNKIESTR
- the LOC124181931 gene encoding cytochrome b5-related protein-like, which gives rise to MTAKKMESTLMGLKYPSERGAGLKTGAGWLKGKRLDDGAEGLWRIGDKLYDLDGWARNHPGGSEWITLTQGTDITEAFEAHHVTLLAERLLPEFYVREATAPRSCPFTFKPDGFYRIFKERAREALKDVDFHRPTKTSNLIADFLFATTLLLCTTAAATQSWITIVASGIFLTWTLNAGHNYMHQRDNYRMWYMDLSPMSSKEWRIFHALSHHLYTNTLLDLEIIMFEPIFHLLPRKDKGLIPRNFAWLYSPLVYSLTYFIHAIKRIYSVFWEFGEPELRDAVPFLIPTLMCFVAPPLTAFITWAKVIFIASCHFSLVGLNAAHHHPDIYHDGDARREDTDWGLAQLDAVRDRVEIEPSIFLILTHYGSHTLHHLLPTVDHAYLHLCQPAFEQTCKEFGVSTELWTQWKLLKGQFKQLGNVEPKNTPNMR